A single Paratractidigestivibacter faecalis DNA region contains:
- a CDS encoding papain-like cysteine protease family protein, with protein sequence MISRRTFLASSLMAISALAMPKSALGDTLVASDVENKISSLGSTLSEIEANKFGAGLEDVDFSSLSICQPISFYEAANGSIREIEPRYPILDQHSDIRMLAYDIGAESMIVTTALAGQINDAVKNGNQIAVVYDSNGCYLLKSNGDLIRVGESSYTVSTRDSLKDASTINTSSAVFSELDEINSINALASSLSQSTRSTIQVGYVTQNPPSNICWAACVASIANYRNGGSRTAVSVARAYYGSSYNRSLTNTLFPTVLSSNGVSGYTYYSSWPSDSKINSNIDSGYPLVGILSVNGNTQSTHAVVVSGCTPFVSILVMDPEFGFTTASKLGSAYVYSSGYSGASLKTISAARRL encoded by the coding sequence ATGATTAGCAGAAGGACGTTTCTAGCTTCTTCGCTTATGGCCATCAGCGCTCTTGCAATGCCAAAGTCGGCTTTGGGCGACACCTTGGTTGCATCCGACGTCGAAAACAAAATATCCTCTCTTGGTTCAACGTTAAGTGAAATCGAGGCCAACAAGTTTGGTGCAGGACTTGAGGACGTTGATTTCTCGTCCCTTTCAATCTGTCAGCCGATCAGCTTCTATGAGGCAGCCAATGGGTCGATTAGGGAGATTGAGCCGCGATATCCAATTCTTGACCAGCATTCAGATATTAGAATGCTTGCGTACGATATTGGCGCTGAATCTATGATCGTAACAACAGCTCTTGCCGGGCAAATTAATGATGCGGTCAAGAACGGAAATCAAATTGCCGTTGTATACGATTCAAATGGATGCTACCTATTAAAAAGTAACGGCGATTTGATTAGAGTTGGTGAAAGCAGTTATACCGTTTCTACGAGAGATTCGCTTAAAGATGCTTCAACGATAAACACCAGCAGTGCAGTGTTCTCGGAACTTGATGAGATTAATTCAATCAACGCGCTTGCCTCGTCCCTATCCCAGTCAACGCGCTCGACTATTCAGGTTGGTTATGTAACACAAAACCCACCGTCAAATATCTGCTGGGCGGCGTGCGTTGCATCGATTGCAAACTATCGAAACGGAGGGAGCAGAACCGCAGTAAGCGTTGCTCGAGCTTATTATGGGTCTTCGTATAACAGGTCCCTGACAAATACACTGTTCCCGACGGTTCTCTCATCAAATGGAGTGAGCGGGTACACATATTATTCGTCTTGGCCGTCTGACAGCAAGATTAATAGCAATATTGATTCAGGATACCCCTTGGTTGGAATTCTATCTGTCAACGGAAACACGCAGTCGACGCATGCTGTCGTTGTAAGCGGCTGTACCCCATTTGTAAGCATCCTTGTCATGGATCCGGAATTCGGTTTCACAACGGCATCGAAACTAGGCTCCGCTTACGTTTATTCAAGTGGTTATTCCGGCGCAAGCCTGAAAACAATAAGTGCTGCTAGGAGATTGTAG
- a CDS encoding heavy metal translocating P-type ATPase, producing MVFRIVSELPGRLRLRCGARLFTDEEARGVSYALMAADGVRTAEVHAANGSILLTFEPACREAVLVAVRGLDPLRLPAAAEPGLGTREGALEICLENNRFQVEATRLVLWRAAKRVLLPAPVRAALTCVRAVGFVAEGLRHLLAGEVTVEVLDATAIATSIARGSFAEAGTITFLLQLSALMEEHVQSRAHLALREGMVVRAESVWAVVDGQDVRVRTEDVTRGMVLHLGAGSVLPVDGTVVEGAGEIDESSMTGEAALVRKEPGATVYAGTALESGDLKVSVTAPPGASRIDGIVDMVEHSSELKAGAQSRAERLADAIVPYSFLAFFGILAVTRNINKAMAVLMVDYSCAIKLSTPIAVMSAMDEAVRAGVTVRGGKYLEALAAADTVVFDKTGTLTNATPAVSRIVSFTEASEEDVLRLAACIEEHFPHSMARAIVAEAERRGLVHDDELHAEVQYVVAHGISTRVGGREVCIGSAHFLFEDEGVEKPEGLDELMEREAPASSVIYIARERQLVGAICVSDPPRAEAAAVLARLRRQGLSNLVMITGDSERCAAHVAGELGLDGYFAQVLPEDKAAHVAALREAGHTVVMVGDGINDSPALATADVSVAMSDASDIARAVADVLVHDSSLESLVTMRELASRLMGRIHADYRFIVGFNSLLIGLGVASAIPITTAAYLHNVSTLCIAARNATPLLDRPRLERGRMEVALS from the coding sequence ATGGTCTTCAGGATTGTCTCGGAGCTTCCCGGAAGGCTCCGCCTGAGGTGCGGCGCGCGTCTCTTCACCGACGAGGAGGCGCGCGGCGTGTCCTACGCCCTCATGGCCGCAGACGGCGTGCGCACTGCCGAGGTCCACGCTGCCAACGGCTCCATACTGCTGACGTTTGAGCCTGCGTGCCGCGAGGCCGTCCTGGTCGCCGTGCGCGGGCTTGACCCGCTGCGCCTGCCCGCGGCGGCCGAGCCTGGCCTGGGCACGCGCGAGGGCGCGCTGGAGATCTGCCTGGAGAACAACCGCTTCCAGGTGGAGGCCACGCGCCTCGTGCTGTGGCGCGCGGCAAAGCGCGTCCTTCTGCCCGCCCCGGTTCGCGCGGCGCTGACCTGCGTGCGCGCCGTGGGGTTTGTGGCCGAGGGCCTGCGGCACCTGCTTGCCGGCGAGGTCACCGTGGAGGTACTGGACGCCACGGCCATTGCCACCTCCATCGCCCGCGGCAGCTTTGCCGAGGCGGGCACCATCACCTTCCTGCTGCAGCTCTCCGCCCTCATGGAGGAGCACGTGCAGAGCCGCGCCCACCTGGCGCTGCGTGAGGGCATGGTGGTGCGCGCGGAGAGCGTGTGGGCCGTGGTGGACGGCCAGGACGTGCGCGTGCGCACCGAGGACGTCACCCGCGGCATGGTGCTCCACCTGGGCGCGGGCAGCGTCCTTCCGGTTGACGGCACCGTGGTGGAGGGCGCCGGCGAGATAGACGAGTCCTCCATGACGGGCGAGGCCGCGCTGGTGCGCAAGGAGCCCGGCGCCACCGTCTACGCGGGCACCGCGCTTGAGAGCGGCGACCTCAAGGTGAGCGTCACGGCGCCTCCGGGGGCCTCTCGCATAGACGGCATCGTGGACATGGTCGAGCATTCCAGCGAGCTCAAGGCGGGCGCCCAGAGCCGCGCGGAGCGCCTGGCAGACGCCATCGTGCCGTACAGCTTCCTGGCGTTCTTTGGCATCCTCGCCGTGACGCGCAACATCAACAAGGCAATGGCCGTCCTCATGGTGGACTATTCGTGCGCCATCAAGCTCTCGACGCCCATCGCCGTGATGAGCGCCATGGACGAGGCCGTGCGCGCCGGCGTGACCGTGCGCGGCGGCAAGTACCTGGAGGCCCTGGCTGCGGCCGACACCGTGGTCTTCGACAAGACCGGCACGCTGACCAACGCCACGCCCGCCGTGAGCCGCATCGTCTCGTTCACTGAGGCCTCCGAGGAGGACGTGCTGCGCCTGGCCGCCTGCATCGAGGAGCACTTCCCGCACAGCATGGCCCGCGCCATTGTGGCGGAGGCCGAGCGCCGCGGCCTCGTCCACGACGACGAGCTGCACGCCGAGGTGCAGTACGTGGTGGCCCACGGCATCTCCACCCGCGTGGGCGGCCGCGAGGTCTGCATCGGCAGCGCGCACTTCCTCTTTGAGGACGAGGGCGTGGAGAAGCCCGAGGGCCTGGACGAGCTCATGGAGCGCGAGGCCCCGGCGAGCTCGGTCATCTACATCGCGCGCGAGCGCCAGCTCGTGGGCGCCATCTGCGTGAGCGACCCGCCTCGCGCGGAGGCCGCCGCAGTGCTGGCGCGCCTGCGCCGCCAGGGCCTCTCCAACCTGGTTATGATCACGGGGGACTCCGAGCGCTGCGCCGCCCACGTGGCGGGCGAGCTCGGGCTGGACGGCTACTTTGCCCAGGTGCTCCCCGAGGACAAGGCCGCCCACGTGGCGGCGCTTCGCGAGGCCGGCCACACCGTGGTCATGGTGGGCGACGGCATCAACGACTCGCCGGCGCTGGCCACCGCCGACGTCAGCGTTGCCATGTCCGACGCAAGCGACATCGCCCGCGCGGTGGCCGACGTCCTGGTGCACGACTCCTCGCTGGAGTCCCTGGTCACCATGCGCGAGCTGGCGAGCCGCCTCATGGGGCGCATCCACGCGGACTACCGCTTCATCGTGGGTTTCAACTCGCTGCTCATCGGCCTGGGCGTGGCAAGCGCCATCCCCATCACCACGGCCGCCTACTTGCACAACGTCTCCACCCTGTGCATCGCCGCCAGAAACGCCACCCCGCTTCTGGACAGGCCTCGCCTGGAGCGCGGCCGCATGGAGGTCGCGCTCAGTTAG
- a CDS encoding DUF1490 domain-containing protein, with protein MKVNHAWFAVAGAAAAGAVAGLANSGLLHKAAVAVTTAGIKVTDAVAAETQSIVDDANDATAEARRQAKIDAAVAARLAALEGDIRAEVTAEVDAEGAEA; from the coding sequence ATGAAGGTCAATCACGCTTGGTTTGCCGTTGCCGGTGCCGCCGCCGCGGGTGCCGTGGCCGGCCTTGCCAACTCCGGCCTGCTCCACAAGGCCGCCGTCGCCGTGACCACCGCCGGCATCAAGGTCACCGACGCCGTTGCCGCCGAGACCCAGTCCATCGTCGACGACGCCAACGACGCCACCGCCGAGGCCCGCCGCCAGGCCAAGATCGACGCCGCCGTGGCCGCTCGCCTGGCCGCCCTCGAGGGCGACATCCGCGCCGAGGTCACCGCCGAGGTCGACGCCGAGGGCGCCGAGGCCTAG
- a CDS encoding helix-turn-helix transcriptional regulator, which translates to MTHDQRTRTATALPGVLLMPGVRLAEVNASDLESLLCGPQGALVAACCVRGRAVVEALGTDLTCGAVLSLVAPAPSEKCRVRSQEDPFQGVALLASPDAVAPGAAATLAGFDVDLAELVRAAVAAGPTLDAAGTPVSRAFMDLAVGVRGEGVAALKLRCVEALRCLCEARRQSPRPQCGPATRAEIARCARALMRQNVESPLTIGELARRCQTSPTVLKESFRAEYGMPVHEWYRRFRMLRAADLLRVGSGSISDVARAVGYSNASKFAQAFSACMGATPSAWRRAALTSAATAAPELAEAG; encoded by the coding sequence ATGACGCACGACCAGAGGACCCGTACGGCGACGGCCCTGCCAGGGGTGTTGCTGATGCCGGGCGTGCGGCTGGCCGAGGTCAATGCATCCGACCTGGAGTCGCTCCTGTGCGGGCCGCAGGGCGCGCTCGTGGCCGCCTGCTGCGTACGTGGCCGTGCGGTGGTCGAGGCCTTGGGCACCGACCTCACGTGCGGCGCGGTCCTCTCCCTTGTGGCTCCGGCTCCCAGCGAGAAGTGCCGCGTCCGCTCGCAGGAGGACCCCTTCCAGGGCGTGGCCCTTCTGGCCAGCCCGGACGCCGTGGCCCCGGGGGCCGCCGCCACGCTTGCCGGCTTTGACGTGGACCTGGCCGAGCTGGTGCGCGCCGCCGTGGCGGCCGGGCCCACGCTCGACGCCGCCGGCACGCCCGTCTCCCGGGCCTTCATGGACCTGGCGGTGGGCGTGCGCGGGGAGGGCGTGGCTGCGCTCAAGCTGCGCTGCGTGGAGGCCCTGCGCTGCCTCTGCGAGGCCCGCCGGCAGAGCCCGCGGCCCCAGTGCGGCCCGGCCACGCGTGCGGAGATAGCCCGTTGCGCACGGGCCCTCATGAGGCAGAACGTGGAGAGTCCCCTCACCATCGGGGAGCTTGCGCGGCGTTGCCAGACCTCGCCCACGGTGCTCAAGGAGTCCTTCCGCGCGGAGTATGGCATGCCGGTGCACGAGTGGTACCGGCGCTTCCGCATGCTCAGGGCCGCTGACCTGCTGCGCGTTGGTTCCGGCAGCATCTCGGACGTGGCGCGGGCCGTGGGCTACAGCAACGCGTCAAAGTTCGCGCAGGCCTTCAGCGCCTGCATGGGCGCCACGCCCTCGGCCTGGAGAAGGGCCGCGCTGACGTCTGCCGCCACGGCGGCGCCGGAGCTTGCCGAGGCGGGCTGA
- a CDS encoding ferrous iron transporter B, with translation MANTFIGLAGNPNCGKTTLFNELTGSNGYVGNWPGVTVEKKQATWRADKDVTFVDLPGIYSLSPYTPEEVVSRDYVVNERPDALIDLVDVTNLERNLYLTTQLLEAGRPVVVGLNMCDLLKERGDVVDTAALAERLGCPVLEVSALHNTNVDALVKEAVEAGKRGVPTTGAKCFSPEVEDALSRIAEAISGQCDEQLSRWYSVKVFERDAEAIAPLRLTAEQLRAIEPVIKAVEEARDDDSESIITSDRYDWIAQTMEACVKKAPKKLTTSEKIDKIVTNRILGLPIFVVVMVLVYYISISTVGTAATDWVNENLFGDGFFLNGASQEQYEADTEEWASNNYADQVDGFIAAADEAGLDTTDVSDAVATLSEDADDAEAMATVKAFADEAKDADVVATDVPVHDEDGNYLLTETDEKGNNVVVTNVDGDGEPVLEPGQQLEVIDSVDSDAFVAAVEGSLEEPDASDYDGFVDSIPNAVSGWLEDAGASDVVTSLVVDGIIGGVGSVLGFIPQMFVLFVLLCFLEDCGYMSRVAFVMDRVFRRFGLSGKSFIPMLISSGCGVPGVLATKTIENEKDRRMTAMLTTMIPCGAKTPIIALVMGVLIGGSDAWWVAPMFYFMGIAAIIVSAIMLKKTKPFQGEPAPFVMELPNYHFPTIKSWWLHVWERVSAYIKKAGTIIFAAAVVVWFLSNFGFASWDGGNGTFGFLSGMEGAGDDFMDYSLLAAIGGFLGIIFAPLGADTWQATAASISALIAKENLVSTFGALYGLGEATENSVSMWQGFAGMFTDPQGVLHAGAMCAFVAFNMLDAPCFAAMGTIRRQMDDTKWFWFAIGYQCIFGWCVGLIINQLWELFVLGNFGFWTVVAFVLLAAMLFQLFRPTPKWDKKDDKILSDLTETVA, from the coding sequence ATGGCAAACACGTTCATCGGTCTGGCCGGCAACCCCAACTGCGGCAAGACCACGCTCTTCAACGAGCTGACCGGCTCGAACGGCTATGTTGGCAACTGGCCCGGCGTCACCGTCGAGAAGAAGCAGGCCACGTGGCGCGCCGACAAGGACGTCACCTTCGTCGACCTCCCCGGCATCTACTCCCTCTCCCCGTACACTCCCGAGGAGGTCGTCTCCCGCGACTACGTGGTCAACGAGCGCCCCGACGCCCTGATCGACCTCGTGGACGTGACCAACCTGGAGCGCAACCTCTACCTGACCACGCAGCTGCTCGAGGCCGGCCGTCCCGTCGTCGTGGGCCTCAACATGTGCGACCTGCTGAAGGAGCGCGGCGACGTCGTCGACACCGCCGCCCTGGCCGAGCGCCTCGGCTGCCCGGTCCTGGAGGTCTCCGCCCTGCACAACACCAACGTGGACGCGCTGGTGAAGGAGGCCGTCGAGGCCGGCAAGAGGGGCGTTCCCACCACGGGCGCCAAGTGCTTCTCGCCTGAGGTCGAGGACGCGCTGTCAAGAATCGCCGAGGCCATCTCCGGCCAGTGTGACGAGCAGCTCAGCCGCTGGTACTCCGTCAAGGTCTTCGAGCGCGACGCCGAGGCCATCGCCCCGCTGCGCCTCACTGCCGAGCAGCTGCGCGCCATCGAGCCCGTCATCAAGGCCGTCGAGGAGGCTCGCGACGACGACTCCGAGTCCATCATCACCTCCGACCGCTATGACTGGATCGCCCAGACCATGGAGGCCTGCGTCAAGAAGGCCCCCAAGAAGCTCACCACGTCCGAGAAGATCGACAAGATCGTGACCAACCGAATCCTCGGCCTCCCGATCTTCGTCGTGGTCATGGTGCTGGTCTACTACATCTCCATCTCCACCGTGGGCACCGCCGCCACCGACTGGGTCAACGAAAACCTCTTTGGCGACGGCTTCTTCCTGAACGGCGCCTCCCAGGAGCAGTACGAGGCCGACACCGAGGAATGGGCCTCCAACAACTACGCCGACCAGGTGGACGGCTTCATCGCCGCGGCCGACGAGGCCGGTCTTGACACCACCGACGTCTCCGACGCCGTGGCCACCCTCTCCGAGGACGCCGACGACGCCGAGGCCATGGCCACCGTCAAGGCCTTTGCCGACGAGGCCAAGGACGCCGATGTCGTCGCCACCGATGTGCCCGTGCACGACGAGGACGGCAACTACCTGCTCACCGAGACCGACGAGAAGGGCAACAACGTCGTCGTGACTAACGTCGACGGCGACGGCGAGCCCGTCCTGGAGCCTGGCCAGCAGCTCGAGGTCATCGACTCCGTTGACTCCGACGCCTTCGTGGCCGCCGTCGAGGGCAGCCTCGAGGAGCCCGACGCGTCCGACTACGACGGCTTCGTGGACTCCATCCCCAACGCCGTCTCCGGCTGGCTCGAGGACGCCGGCGCCTCTGACGTCGTGACCTCCCTCGTGGTCGACGGCATCATCGGCGGCGTGGGCTCCGTCCTGGGCTTCATCCCGCAGATGTTCGTCCTCTTCGTGCTTCTCTGCTTCCTTGAGGACTGCGGCTACATGTCCCGCGTCGCCTTCGTCATGGACCGCGTCTTCCGTCGCTTCGGCCTGTCCGGCAAGTCCTTCATCCCGATGCTCATCAGCTCCGGCTGCGGCGTCCCGGGTGTCCTTGCCACCAAGACCATCGAGAACGAGAAGGACCGTCGCATGACGGCCATGCTCACCACTATGATCCCCTGCGGCGCCAAGACCCCGATCATCGCCCTGGTCATGGGCGTCCTCATCGGCGGCTCCGACGCCTGGTGGGTTGCCCCCATGTTCTACTTCATGGGCATCGCGGCCATCATCGTCTCGGCCATCATGCTCAAGAAGACCAAGCCCTTCCAGGGCGAGCCCGCTCCCTTCGTGATGGAGCTGCCCAACTACCACTTCCCGACCATCAAGTCCTGGTGGCTGCACGTCTGGGAGCGCGTCTCCGCCTACATCAAGAAGGCCGGCACGATCATCTTCGCCGCGGCCGTCGTGGTGTGGTTCCTCTCCAACTTCGGCTTCGCCAGCTGGGACGGCGGCAACGGCACCTTCGGCTTCCTCTCCGGCATGGAGGGCGCTGGCGACGACTTCATGGACTACTCGCTGCTCGCGGCCATCGGCGGCTTCCTCGGCATCATCTTTGCCCCGCTGGGTGCTGACACCTGGCAGGCCACCGCTGCGTCCATCTCCGCCCTCATCGCCAAGGAGAACCTGGTCTCCACCTTCGGCGCCCTCTACGGCCTGGGCGAGGCCACCGAGAACTCCGTCTCCATGTGGCAGGGCTTCGCGGGCATGTTCACCGACCCGCAGGGCGTGCTGCACGCCGGCGCCATGTGCGCCTTCGTGGCCTTCAACATGCTCGACGCCCCGTGCTTTGCGGCCATGGGCACCATCCGTCGCCAGATGGACGATACCAAGTGGTTCTGGTTTGCCATCGGCTACCAGTGCATCTTCGGCTGGTGCGTCGGCCTGATCATCAACCAGCTCTGGGAGCTCTTCGTCCTGGGCAACTTTGGCTTCTGGACCGTCGTGGCCTTCGTGCTGCTGGCCGCAATGCTCTTCCAGCTCTTCCGTCCGACCCCCAAGTGGGACAAGAAGGACGACAAGATCCTGTCCGACCTCACCGAGACCGTCGCGTAG
- a CDS encoding FeoA family protein has product MATLKDVKVGESATVARLNGTGALKRRIMDMGLTKGTHVYVKKVAPLGDPIELTVRGYELSIRRDEAANVEVTDVRTGE; this is encoded by the coding sequence ATGGCAACTCTGAAGGACGTGAAGGTGGGGGAGAGCGCGACCGTCGCCCGGCTCAACGGCACGGGCGCCCTCAAGCGCCGCATCATGGACATGGGCCTTACCAAGGGCACCCACGTCTACGTGAAGAAGGTCGCCCCGCTCGGTGACCCCATCGAGCTCACCGTCCGCGGCTACGAGCTCTCCATCCGTCGTGACGAGGCGGCAAACGTCGAGGTCACCGACGTCAGGACCGGCGAGTAG
- a CDS encoding FeoA family protein, protein MASEAAALQGLGAQTASAQAPAHVGGQLPLGMVGEDEVARVSKIRGGAELRQHLAELGFVEGAEVKVISRVNGDCIVSVKGARLALNRTMSSHVMVTL, encoded by the coding sequence ATGGCATCTGAGGCAGCGGCCCTGCAGGGCCTTGGCGCGCAGACCGCGTCCGCTCAGGCTCCCGCCCACGTGGGCGGCCAGCTTCCGCTCGGCATGGTGGGCGAGGACGAGGTCGCCCGCGTCTCCAAGATCCGCGGCGGCGCGGAGCTGCGCCAGCACCTCGCGGAGCTCGGCTTTGTGGAGGGCGCCGAGGTCAAGGTCATCTCGCGCGTCAACGGCGACTGCATCGTCAGCGTCAAGGGCGCCCGCCTGGCGCTCAACCGCACCATGTCGTCCCACGTCATGGTCACCCTCTAG
- a CDS encoding purine-nucleoside phosphorylase, with protein sequence MRVAISRCLLGQPVRYDGGSKPVPEVMSLAGKVDVCPVCPEGAAGLPVPRPPAEQREGRVFLSDGRDVTAEFARGSDACRDRVLRSRVSLAVLKAKSPSCGVNLIYDGTYSGTLTAGDGTLAARLKKEGICVVTEDVVKACKPSVENPVAIVLGTGLGHLGSLVKPVRRIDYHDIEGFPAAANPVSGHVFEATVGTIDDVPVVVYPGRIHLYQGFSAAEVTALVRHAHRLGCRDIIFACATGAVPGCAHTGLGILTDQINLTGRNPLAEWEELRDVETPFVDMNDAYSPYLRTVARGVADDLGIAVEEGVYAGVLGPCFETPAEVAALRTLGVSYVGMSTVCEVIMAKALDMNVLGLTLAANESGAADVTHESVRAAAEAHSEDFERLVRGVLRML encoded by the coding sequence ATGAGGGTGGCCATAAGCCGGTGCCTGCTGGGTCAGCCCGTCCGCTACGACGGCGGGTCCAAGCCGGTGCCCGAGGTCATGTCCCTCGCGGGAAAGGTCGACGTATGCCCCGTGTGCCCCGAAGGGGCCGCGGGGCTTCCCGTACCGAGGCCTCCCGCGGAGCAGCGAGAGGGACGCGTCTTTCTGTCCGACGGGCGGGACGTGACGGCCGAGTTTGCGCGGGGCTCCGACGCGTGCCGGGACCGCGTGCTACGCTCACGGGTCTCGTTGGCCGTACTCAAGGCAAAGAGCCCGTCATGTGGGGTGAATCTCATCTACGATGGGACCTATTCCGGTACGCTCACCGCCGGGGACGGCACGCTTGCCGCCCGGCTCAAGAAGGAGGGGATCTGCGTGGTCACCGAGGACGTCGTCAAGGCCTGCAAGCCGTCTGTGGAGAATCCCGTCGCCATCGTCCTGGGGACGGGCCTGGGGCACCTGGGAAGCCTGGTCAAGCCCGTGCGGCGCATTGACTACCACGACATCGAGGGCTTCCCGGCCGCGGCAAACCCCGTGAGCGGCCACGTCTTCGAGGCAACCGTTGGCACCATCGACGACGTGCCGGTGGTGGTCTACCCGGGTCGCATCCACCTCTACCAGGGCTTCAGTGCCGCCGAGGTCACCGCGCTGGTGCGTCACGCCCACCGTCTGGGCTGCCGCGACATCATCTTCGCGTGCGCCACGGGCGCCGTGCCGGGCTGCGCGCACACGGGCCTGGGCATCCTGACCGACCAGATCAACCTCACCGGCAGGAACCCCCTTGCCGAGTGGGAGGAGCTGCGCGACGTGGAGACCCCGTTCGTCGACATGAACGACGCCTACTCGCCCTACCTGCGCACCGTTGCCCGCGGCGTGGCCGACGACCTGGGCATTGCCGTTGAGGAGGGCGTCTACGCCGGCGTGCTGGGCCCCTGCTTTGAGACCCCGGCCGAGGTTGCCGCCCTGCGCACGCTGGGCGTCTCCTACGTGGGCATGTCCACGGTGTGCGAGGTCATCATGGCCAAGGCGCTCGACATGAACGTCCTGGGCCTGACGCTTGCCGCCAACGAGTCCGGCGCCGCCGACGTCACGCACGAGAGCGTCCGCGCCGCCGCCGAGGCCCACTCCGAGGACTTCGAGCGCCTGGTCCGCGGCGTGCTGCGCATGCTGTAG
- a CDS encoding SurA N-terminal domain-containing protein produces the protein MADKNDEKTEVAPVAAEAKAEKGAKASQAPKADAAHKGADAALPTPAWVAIAVAALVVGVLCGHFLLGGGSSISLSGKTTLTGDQLDSTIATYTYNGKTVDVTARQVISQSKSVDSAANSDGTYNVPVADDVVSYARNAIVLQAAKDQGISVTDDDLSAYANQMFQTDDYATIASKYGIDEDTAKQTISDSCMMSKLRDSVVTATLPEQPTKPTEPAEGQQDTPTADYASYIIGLAGDEWDSANNTWARTDGDYYNALSSYEISNDSATYAAAQAAYYVAYSKYSTAYSDYNSQWTTYVNSLLSNASIQLGSLAV, from the coding sequence ATGGCAGACAAGAACGACGAGAAGACCGAGGTGGCGCCCGTGGCCGCTGAGGCAAAGGCCGAGAAGGGCGCCAAGGCCAGCCAGGCCCCCAAGGCCGACGCCGCGCACAAGGGCGCCGACGCCGCGCTTCCCACCCCCGCGTGGGTGGCCATCGCCGTGGCGGCGCTGGTCGTGGGCGTCCTGTGCGGCCACTTCCTGCTGGGCGGCGGCAGCTCCATCTCGCTTTCCGGCAAGACCACGCTCACGGGCGACCAGCTCGACAGCACCATTGCCACCTACACCTACAACGGCAAGACCGTCGACGTGACGGCCCGCCAGGTGATCTCCCAGAGCAAGAGCGTTGACTCCGCCGCCAACAGCGACGGCACCTACAACGTGCCCGTAGCCGACGACGTGGTCTCCTACGCCCGCAACGCCATCGTGCTGCAGGCGGCCAAGGACCAGGGCATCTCCGTCACCGACGATGACCTCTCCGCCTACGCCAACCAGATGTTCCAGACCGACGACTACGCCACCATCGCCAGCAAGTACGGCATCGACGAGGACACGGCCAAGCAGACCATCTCCGACTCCTGCATGATGTCCAAGCTGCGCGACTCCGTGGTCACGGCCACCCTGCCCGAGCAGCCCACCAAGCCCACCGAGCCCGCCGAGGGCCAGCAGGACACCCCCACGGCCGACTACGCCAGCTACATCATCGGCCTTGCCGGCGACGAGTGGGACTCCGCCAACAACACCTGGGCCCGTACCGACGGCGACTACTACAACGCCCTCTCCAGCTACGAGATCTCCAACGACTCCGCAACCTACGCCGCCGCTCAGGCTGCCTACTACGTTGCCTACAGCAAATACAGCACGGCCTACAGCGACTACAACAGCCAGTGGACCACGTACGTGAACTCGCTGCTGTCCAACGCCAGCATTCAGCTCGGCTCGCTGGCCGTCTAG